The Tachysurus fulvidraco isolate hzauxx_2018 chromosome 26, HZAU_PFXX_2.0, whole genome shotgun sequence genome segment tcctgcctcgatgcccgatgactcctgagatagacacaggctccccgtgacccgaggtagttcggattaagcggtagaaaatgagagagagagagagagagaggcagagagagagagaggcagagagagagagagagagagagagaggcagagagagagagtgagtgagagacagagagagagacagagagattttaGCCTACAGAAGTGTAATGTCCCGGTAATTTGCCGGTTGCTGCACTAAAACGTTACACGTTACGGTCTCGTTCGATTTCCTGTTTACGTCACCGTTACTGTGCACGTATCCGAAACTGTGGTCAGCGATCAAACTGCTGGTGACGTCATTTCGCACATGCGCGGAACCGATCGTGTTGCTGTACGGATCAAGTAGCGACAATGTTGACCAATACGAATGTGTTTGACGGACGTCTGTTTATCCAATGAGCACAATCCGCTCGTGGGTATCAGCCAATCCTGGCTCAGGAAGCAGTATTACTCGGTATACAAGTCAGAGCTGTATCACCGGTCGGAGATCAGTTGCGTTCATCAGTCGCCTCAGGTAACGTTTTGAGAAACAAATATTGTTTATAGACAATTCTTTAGATTTGACTTTTATGTGCTAAATTATCGAGTTATCTGATTAACGACCGGTTTGTGtagctagctgtgtgtgtataacgtcaCTTCCTAGCTAGATGTGTTTAATGCAGtgctaaatgtttatatattagtttACTCTGTTGTTTTAATCTGGGACTTAAtcattaatgtttgtttttgtctgttattaaataaatggagTCGTTAATGTAGAGTAAAGTGTTTAAACAGAAGTCCAGAGAAAGTTCTGTTCAGGAAGTAGGTTTTGTGTGACAGACAATAAAGACATGAGAACAATAAGCAGGGGCACAACATACACCTCTGTGGTATGCCCTCAGATTTACACCATTCAATGTCTGGATCTGTGTCCTGTTCCTTTCAGCTGGATCTTTAGTAAATAAAGAGTTCATATTACAGTAAAAACATTTGGACACGTGAACACAATCCGAGGGATCCACGACCTCCTGACGTCTCAAACTGTTTCCTGTGTTTTGTGGCACAAAGCGAGACAGATGTTCCTCCACTGGCCTCGTTTACGTGTTCAGCGTGTTGTTTCTCCATCTGAGACGAAGCCATGACTGCGTGTCCCGTCGTGTCCAAGCTCACGTGGAAGACCAACTATCTGATCCTGCTGGTGATCTGTGCTGGCGTGATCATGTGGATCACATCCCTGTCTGAGAGCCGGGGGAAGATGCGTATGCAGTTGCCACCATCATCTGAGGTTCAGGAGATAAAGAAGGAGCTGCAGATGGAGACGGTGAGGGATGTGGAGCAGCAggaggaggggggggagagagtgCCGAAGGATCCCTGTCCTGAGAAATCACCACTGCTCCGTGagttttattgtaaaataacgTTATTATCCGAGACCTGAACAGTACAGCTCAGTTTATTTGGTCAATGATTATTCACATGTTATTTCAACACCCATAATATTGCAGTCAGGAATTATttcaaaagattaaaaagaaaaaagtttacatGCGAAAATAAAACTGTAGTATTTTTCATCTCTGTGCTGAATCTCACGTCTCCTGAGCTGGTCAAAGTGTTTAGACATCACACTCCAGTGTGTGAGGCTCCTCACTTACCGAGTACACACTCCAGGGTGTGCGCGCGGCTCTGGGTGGGGGgggtgtccgtgtgtgtgtgtgtccgtgtgtgtgtgtgtccgtgtccgtgtgtgtccgtgtgtgtgtccgtgtgtgtgtctgtgtgtgtgtctgtgtgtgtgtccgtgtgtgtgtccgtgtgtgtgtccgtgtgtgtgtccgtgtgtgtgtccgtgtgtgtgtccgtgtgtgtgtccgtgtgtgtgtccgtgtgtgtgtccgtgtgtgtgtccgtgtgtgtgtccgtgtgtgtgggtgtgtctctgtgtccgtgtgtgtgggtgtgtctgtgtgtgtgtgggtgtgtctgtgtgtgtgtgtgtgggtgtgtctgtgtgtgtgtgggtgggtgtgtctgtgtgtgtgtgtgggtgcgtccGTGTTTGCGTGTCCGTCCGTGTCTGCGTGTCCGtccgtgtgtgggtgtgtccgtgtgtgtgtgtgtctgtgtgtgtgtgtgggtgtgtctgtgtgtgtgtgggtgggtgtgtctgtgtgtgtgtgggtgggtgtgtctgtgtgtgtgtgtgggtgcgtccGTGTCTGCGTGTCCGTCCGTGTCTGCGTGTCCGtccgtgtgtgggtgtgtctgtgtgtgggtgtgtctgtgtgtgggtgtgtctgtgtgtgggtgtgtccatGTTTGTGTGGATGGAGAGTGAGATGGACAGACAACGCTAAGGAGACGGGGTAGATGGAcaaggaaagaaagaataagGAGCAAATGATGGACTGATAGATACTGAGGTAGTAATGGAAGGATgttgcacgcacacacgcacgaatAAACAGCATCATATAGACGGAACGGGAACGGGAGTGAAAAGAGGTCTGTGTTGACGCCACAGATGGAGCTGATCGCTTGGAGTTCAAAGCGTCTCTGACtctggagcaggtggaggaggagaaTAGGGGTGTCTTGGAGGGTCAGTACGAACCAGAGGAGTGTAAAGCGAGGCAGAGCGTCGCTGTTCTCATCCCTCATCGAAACCGAGAGAAACACCTGCTTTACCTACTGCACCACCTCCACCCCTTCCTGCAGCGGCAGCAGCTTCACTATGCCATCTACGTCATCCaccaggtaaacacacacacaccaaaaacacacacacacacaccacaaacacacacacacaccacaaacacacacacacaccacaaacacaatagAAATATTGTCTACTTTTCAGATTTACCCCCCAGTAAAATCACGAATATTACTATATAATATTAGTGTccccgcgtgtgtgtgtgtgtgtccccgcgtgtgtgtgtgtgtgtccccgcgtgtgtgtgtgtgtgtccccgcgtgtgtgtgtgtgtgtccccgcgcgtgtgtgtgtgtgtccccgcgcgtgtgtgtgtgtgtccccgcgcgtgtgtgtgtgtgtccccgcgcgtgtgtgtgtgtgtccccgcgcgtgtgtgtgtgtccccgcgtgtgtgtgtgtgtgtccccgcgtgtgtgtgtgtgtgtccccgcgtgtgtgtgtgtgtgtccccgcgcgtgtgtgtgtgtgtccccgcgcgtgtgtgtgtgtgtccccgcgcgcgtgtgtgtgtgtccccgcgcgcgtgtgtgtgtgtccccgcgcgcgtgtgtgtgtgtgtccccgcgcgcgcgtgtgtgtgtccccgcgcgcgcgtgtgtgtgtccccgcgcgtgtgtgtgtgtgtccccgcgcgcgtgtgtgtgtgtccccgcgcgcgtgtgtgtgtcccccccgcgcgtgtgtgtgtgtcccccccgcgcgtgtgtgtgtgtccccgcgcgtgtgtgtgtcccccccgcgcgtgtgtgtgtccccgcgcgcgtgtgtgtgtccccgcgcgcgtgtgtgtgtccacgcgcgcgtgtgtgtgtgtccccgcgcgcgtgtgtgtgtccccgcgcgtgtgtgtgtgtgtccccgcgcgtgtgtgtgtgtgtccccgcgcgcgtgtgtgtgtgtccccgcgcgtgtgtgtgtccccgcgcgcgtgtgtgtgtgtccccgcgcgcgtgtgtgtgtgtgtccccgcgcgcgtgtgtgtgtgtgtccccgcgcgcgtgtgtgtgtgtgtccccgcgcgcgtgtgtgtgtgtgtccccgcgcgcgtgtgtgtgtgtgtccccgcgcgcgtgtgtgtgtgtgtgtccccgcgcgcgtgtgtgtgtgtgtgtccccgcgcgtgtgtgtgtgtgtcctcgcgcgcgtgtgtgtgtgtccccgcgcgcgtgtgtgtgtgtccctcttcCAGGCTGGTGAGGCTACATTCAACAGGGCAAAGTTGTTGAACATCGGTTACCTGGAGGCTCTTAAAAACTTCAACTGGGATTGTTTCATCTTTCATGATGTAGATCTCGTCCCAGAAAACGATCACAACCTCTACATGTGTGCAGAACATCCGAAACACTTAGTGGTGGGCCGCAACTCCACCGGCTACAGGTACGTCAGAGACCCCTCCTGTATACAGATTGTGTAAATACTCAGTCGTACGAGTGTAAATGAATTATTACCATCTTATTGTTAATCCTTTGATGCACTGTGTTGCAGTAAAATCTATTAAAGGCTGGATTTAGGACGATACAGGATATAAATCAGCACCAGATCactacagactgtgtgtgtgtgtgtgtgtgtgtgtgtgtgtgtgtgtgtgtgtcagtcagattGAGATACAATGATTATTTTGGAGGTGTCACAGCGATGAGTAAGGAGCAGTTTGCCAAAGTAAATGGATTTCCAAACACCTACTGGGGCTGGGGAGGGGAAGACGATGACCTCCGGttaaggtaacacacacacacacacacacacacacacacacacacacacacaccacgaaatagtcaggtttttttttaaacaatatgtCAAGTAATGAGTAAATGGTAATTACACACAAATACCGAAACTCATTCAGCGTCCGATCCGACGCACCACTGAAG includes the following:
- the b4galt4 gene encoding beta-1,4-galactosyltransferase 4, which produces MTACPVVSKLTWKTNYLILLVICAGVIMWITSLSESRGKMRMQLPPSSEVQEIKKELQMETVRDVEQQEEGGERVPKDPCPEKSPLLHGADRLEFKASLTLEQVEEENRGVLEGQYEPEECKARQSVAVLIPHRNREKHLLYLLHHLHPFLQRQQLHYAIYVIHQAGEATFNRAKLLNIGYLEALKNFNWDCFIFHDVDLVPENDHNLYMCAEHPKHLVVGRNSTGYRLRYNDYFGGVTAMSKEQFAKVNGFPNTYWGWGGEDDDLRLRVRLLGMKIVRPPAEVARYTMVFHNRDHGNEVNKDRMRLLGQTPKMWRKDGLNSCRYKTLSVERPVLYINVTVDIGTQPNSH